One region of Nerophis lumbriciformis linkage group LG10, RoL_Nlum_v2.1, whole genome shotgun sequence genomic DNA includes:
- the tjp1b gene encoding tight junction protein 1 isoform X4 has translation MITCAFLCLGFSVAVDGTMVNYQKYITVMQLALGVTASNKEHCLPPRKRMWIHPSPTAGSITAASSASTIQGKPSLRRIKGRIHRSKSLDSIDLFDSNSAAMEETVIWEQHTVTLHRAPGFGFGIAISGGRDNPHFQSGETSIVISDVLKGGPAEGLLQENDRVVMVNAVSMDNVEHAYAVQQLRKSGKIAKITIRRKRKVHVPMGRLGERETMSEHDEEEDSYDEEIYETRSGRSGTYSGVGGAMGRRSGRSCGRRDRERERSGSRERSLSPRSDRHSHNLPPRPAKVTLVKSRKNEAEYGLRLASHIFVKDISPESLAARDGNIQEGDVVLKINGTVTENLSLIDAKKLIERSKGKLKMVVQRDDRATLLNIPDLDDSIPSANASDRDDISDIHSLASDHSNRSHDRHRSSRSRSPDRRSEASEHSRHSPPQISNGSHRSRDDERISKAASTPAKLSEELPLPKPKEATLARDEKQLPPLPEPKPVYAQPGQPDVDLPVSPSDAPVPSAAHDDSILRPSMKLVKFKKGESVGLRLAGGNDVGIFVAGVLEDSPAAKEGLEEGDQILRVNNVDFANIIREEAVLFLLDLPKGEEVTILAQKKKDVYRRIVESDVGDSFYIRTHFEYEKESPYGLSFNKGEVFRVVDTLYNGKLGSWLAIRIGKNHQEVERGIIPNKNRAEQLSSVQYTLPKTAGGDRADFWRFRGLRSSKRNLRKSREDLSSQPVQTKFPAYERVVLREAGFLRPVVIFGPIADVAREKLSREEPDLYELAKSEPRDAGTDQRSSGIIRLHTIKQIIDRDKHAVLDITPNAVDRLNYAQWYPIVVFLNPDNKQGVKNMRTRLCPESRKSARKLYERAIKLRKNNHHLFTTTINMNNMNDGWYGALKETTQQQQNQLVWVSEGKADGTTEDDLDIHDDRLSYLSAPGSEYSMYSTDSRHTSDYEDTDTEGGAYTDQELDETLNDEVGLPTEPAITRSSEPVKEDPPVIQDAPGYPGYQHPVPPDPSNRIDPTGYKLPSPQQQDEASLPKPPLPPAPSAVEQPVQLEGMHLEEPPAAAAASQADSLRSPSPAPELFHPPPPPHEPHSSGPTGPEAKMYKKDLYNMDEPVRINHGMKQSLSYSHQPSYQDKQPYREYDHPPYCYDGGGYAEPKPHNADPHLHYENRVPQYNEQWSPYDQQTSSSQPPGYQQGHQQPTGYNPRPLYEDGPGRDYSPPQPRYEEPLPVGYDGRSRHSKPTPIRYDEPPPPPPSAGYDGRSPYEAETHGFPINSPRSPELPKQYYSDLGLRPTYIPGPHRGFKAGMHEPAMNSEPPALPPKTEPLPSPGEPVISPGTKTFPPLQREDRDEDLNMKPQSVLNRVKMFENKRSVSMDRAKEGDATVLRPADVPKPSSAPCPVLKANSLSNLEQERSTYRAPEPQRPHTKPLDDVMRSNHYDADEDEEYYRKQLSYFDRRSFDSKAMGLPSPGINRFHDLVKPAQLSYPYNRVESVEKVSSCEKRYEPLSQISPSSQYGTPGSAIPPNTLPKLSPGHGNPIPEPLSSPNPKPDLAALRPISREEPAPVGYLPPRALPDKPPVNGTDPAPPKNVAAPIGYNRYVPKPYTSSARPFERKFESPKFNHNLLPNDTQVKTDLLIKPGGGKPQLSPQPLDHDSGLDTFTRTMDNRPKYQHNNINAIPKAIPVSPGALDDDDEDEGHTVVATARGVFNCNGGVLSSIETGVSIIIPQGAIPENVEQEIYFKVCRDNSILPPLDKEKGETLLSPLVMCGPHGLKFQKPVELRLPHCASMTPDGDPKSWQNKSLPGDPNYLVGANCVSVLIDHF, from the exons AGCGCAGCAATGGAGGAGACTGTCATTTGGGAACAGCACACTGTAACACTGCACAGG gcaCCAGGGTTTGGCTTTGGGATAGCCATATCAGGAGGTCGAGATAACCCTCATTTTCAGAGCGGCGAGACCTCCATTGTCATTTCAGATGTGCTAAAAGGCGGCCCAGCTGAAGGCCTACTACA GGAAAATGACAGAGTGGTCATGGTCAATGCTGTGTCCATGGATAATGTGGAGCATGCATACGCAGTCCAGCAGCTTCGTAAAAGTggaaaaattgccaaaatt ACAATCAGACGGAAAAGGAAGGTGCACGTCCCCATGGGTCGCCTCGGGGAGCGGGAAACCATGTCAGAGCACGATGAGGAGGAGGACAGCTATGACGAAGAGATATATGAGACGCGGAGTGGACGTAGCGGCACATACagcggcgtgggcggagccatgGGCAGACGAAGCGGTCGGAGCTGTGGTCGACGAGACAGGGAACGTGAACGCAGTGGCTCACGAGAGAGGAGTCTCTCGCCGCGGTCGGATCGCCACTCGCACAATTTACCCCCTCGTCCTGCCAAGGTGACACTCGTCAAATCGCGCAAAAATGAAG CAGAGTATGGTCTGCGCCTTGCCAGCCACATCTTCGTCAAGGACATCTCCCCCGAGAGCCTGGCAGCTAGGGATGGAAACATCCAGGAAGGGGATGTCGTACTGAAG ATCAACGGCACAGTGACAGAAAACCTCTCCTTGATTGATGCCAAGAAGCTGATAGAAAGGTCAAAGGGCAAGCTAAAAATGGTTGTTCAGAGGGACGACAGGGCAACCTTGTTGAACATCCCTGACCTTGATGATAGCATTCCTTCAGCAAACGCCTCCGACAGAGACG ACATTTCAGACATCCATTCGCTGGCATCAGACCATTCCAATCGATCGCATGACCGACATCGTAGCAGCCGCTCCCGCTCTCCAGACAGGCGATCGGAAGCCTCAGAACACTCCAGACATTCGCCTCCTCAAATCAGCAATGGCAG TCACAGAAGTCGAGATGATGAGCGGATATCGAAAGCGGCCTCAACACCAGCAAAGCTTTCAGAAGAACTTCCTCTGCCCAAGCCGAAGGAGGCAACACTCGCTCGGGATGAGAAACAACTTCCGCCGCTTCCAG AACCAAAGCCAGTGTATGCCCAGCCTGGACAGCCTGATGTAGACCTGCCTGTCAGCCCATCTGACGCTCCTGTGCCAAGTGCCGCTCACGACGACAGCATCCTTCG GCCAAGCATGAAGCTGGTAAAGTTCAAAAAGGGTGAAAGTGTGGGGCTGCGGCTGGCGGGAGGGAATGACGTGGGCATCTTTGTTGCTGGAGTGCTGGAGGATAGCCCAGCTGCAAAGGAGGGCCTGGAAGAGGGTGACCAAATTCTCAGG GTAAACAATGTTGATTTTGCAAACATAATTCGAGAGGAGGCAGTGCTATTCCTCCTGGACCTTCCTAAAGGTGAAGAGGTAACCATATTGGCTCAAAAGAAGAAAGATG TCTATAGACGGATCGTGGAGTCTGATGTGGGCGACTCCTTCTACATCCGCACCCACTTTGAGTATGAGAAAGAATCTCCATACGGGTTAAGCTTTAACAAGGGCGAGGTGTTCCGTGTGGTGGACACCCTCTACAATGGCAAGCTGGGTTCCTGGCTCGCTATTCGCATTGGCAAGAACCATCAGGAGGTGGAGAGGGGCATCATCCCCAACAAAAACag AGCAGAGCAGCTCTCCAGCGTGCAGTACACACTCCCCAAAACAGCTGGGGGCGACAGGGCGGACTTTTGGAGGTTCCGTGGTCTTCGCAGTTCAAAGAGGAACCTCAGGAAGAGCCGAGAAGATCTTTCCTCACAGCCAGTCCAGACAAAGTTCCCGGCATATGAGAGGGTTGTCCTGAGAGAAG CTGGTTTCTTAAGACCTGTCGTCATATTTGGGCCTATCGCTGACGTTGCGCGAGAAAAGCTCTCCAGAGAAGAGCCAGATCTCTATGAGCTTGCAA AGAGTGAACCAAGAGATGCCGGAACAGACCAGCGGAGTTCAGGAATTATCCGTCTTCACACCATCAAACAAATCATTGACAGA GACAAACATGCTGTGCTGGACATCACCCCTAATGCTGTGGACAGACTGAACTATGCTCAGTGGTACCCAATAGTAGTCTTCCTAAATCCTGACAACAAGCAGGGTGTGAAAAACATGAGGACAAGACTTTGTCCAGAATCTAGGAAAAGCGCCAGAAAGCTCTATGAGCGAGCCATCAAACTGAGGAAAAATAATCATCACCTTTTTACCA ccACCATCAACATGAACAACATGAACGATGGTTGGTACGGGGCTCTTAAAGAAACAAcccagcagcaacagaaccagcTGGTGTGGGTGTCTGAGGGCAAG GCGGATGGCACCACGGAGGATGACTTGGATATCCACGACGACCGCCTGTCCTACCTGTCTGCACCAGGTAGTGAGTACTCCATGTACAGCACGGACAGCCGCCACACGTCCGACTACGAGGACACAGACACAGAGGGAGGAGCATACACAGATCAGGAGCTCGATGAGACGCTGAATGACGAGGTGGGTCTGCCCACGGAGCCTGCCATCACACGGTCTTCCGAACCCGTGAAGGAAGACCCACCTGTCATTCAGGACGCCCCTGGTTACCCTGGATACCAGCACCCAGTGCCACCAGACCCTTCTAATCGTATAGACCCCACTGGATATAAGTTGCCCTCTCCGCAGCAG CAAGATGAGGCTTCTCTGCCCAAGCCCCCGTTGCCTCCAGCGCCCTCTGCTGTTGAGCAGCCTGTACAGCTAGAGGGTATGCATCTAGAGGAGCCGCCTGCTGCAGCTGCAGCTTCTCAGGCTGACTCACTTAGAAGCCCCAGTCCTGCCCCTGAGCTTTTTcatcccccaccaccaccacacgaACCCCACTCATCTGGACCAACCGGTCCAGAAGCAAAG ATGTACAAAAAAGATCTGTACAACATGGATGAACCTGTGAGAATTAACCATGGCATGAAGCAGTCTCTGAGCTACAGTCACCAGCCTTCATACCAGGACAAGCAGCCATACCGCGAATACGACCACCCGCCTTATTGTTACGATGGAGGCGGCTACGCAGAACCAAAGCCTCACAACGCTGACCCTCACCTGCACTACGAGAACCGTGTGCCTCAGTACAATGAACAGTGGTCTCCCTATGACCAGCAGACCTCTTCCTCCCAGCCCCCAGGATACCAACAGGGCCACCAGCAACCCACCGGCTATAACCCCCGGCCCCTATACGAGGATGGCCCAGGGAGAGACTACAGCCCGCCACAACCACGCTATGAAGAGCCCCTTCCTGTGGGGTATGATGGAAGATCACGGCACAGTAAACCTACGCCCATTCGTTATGATGAACCACCCCCACCACCACCCTCAGCAGGCTATGATGGCCGCTCTCCTTATGAGGCAGAAACTCACGGCTTCCCAATAAACTCACCGCGTTCACCAGAACTGCCAAAGCAGTACTATAGTGACCTGGGTCTAAGGCCTACCTACATTCCCGGGCCTCATCGGGGCTTTAAGGCAGGAATGCACGAGCCTGCAATGAACTCTGAGCCACCAGCACTCCCTCCTAAAACAGAGCCCCTCCCATCCCCAGGGGAGCCAGTCATCTCTCCAGGCACCAAAACCTTTCCACCTCTCCAACGGGAAGACCGGGATGAAGACCTAAACATGAAACCACAGTCGGTGCTCAACAGAGTGAAGATGTTTGAAAATAAACGCTCTGTTTCTATGGACAGAGCGAAAGAAGGAGATGCAACAGTTCTCAGG CCTGCAGATGTTCCCAAGCCCTCAAGTGCACCTTGTCCAGTTCTCAAGGCCAATTCTCTCAGCAACCTGGAGCAAGAAAGGTCCACCTACAG ggCTCCTGAGCCACAGAGGCCTCACACAAAACCACTTGATGATGTCATGCGCTCCAATCACTATGACGCAGATGAGGATGAGGAGTACTACAGGAAACAGTTGTCTTATTTTGATCGCCGAAGCTTCGACAGCAAAGCCATGGGCTTACCCAGTCCTGGCATCAATCGCTTCCACGATCTTGTCAAACCAGCTCAACTGTCTTACCCATACAACAG AGTGGAGTCTGTCGAGAAGGTTAGTTCATGTGAGAAGCGATATGAGCCCCTGTCTCAGATCAGCCCCTCCTCTCAGTACGGAACCCCTGGCTCTGCCATCCCACCCAATACACTGCCAAAACTCAGCCCTGGTCATG GAAATCCCATACCAGAGCCATTGAGCTCACCTAATCCCAAACCTGACCTGGCAGCTCTCAGACCCATTAGCAGGGAGGAACCCGCACCGGTTGGCTATCTCCCCCCAAGGGCCCTCCCTGACAAGCCCCCAGTCAACGGCACTGACCCAGCACCCCCGAAGAATGTTGCCGCCCCCATTGGTTACAACCGTTACGTCCCCAAGCCGTACACCAGTTCGGCGCGACCTTTTGAGCGCAAGTTTGAGAGCCCCAAGTTCAACCACAACCTCCTACCCAACGACACACAGGTGAAAACGGACCTTCTCATCAAGCCCGGCGGGGGAAAGCCCCAACTGTCACCTCAGCCCCTGGACCATGACAGCGGCCTGGACACCTTCACACGCACCATGGACAACAGGCCCAAATACCAGCACAATAACATCAATGCCATCCCCAAGGCCATCCCTGTAAG CCCCGGCGCACTGGACGATGATGACGAGGACGAAGGGCACACGGTGGTCGCCACCGCACGAGGTGTCTTCAATTGCAACGGAGGGGTCCTGAGCTCCATCGAAACAGGCGTCAGCATCATTATCCCCCAGGGCGCCATCCCAGAGAACGTGGAGCAGGAGATCTACTTCAAGGTGTGCCGCGACAACAGCATCCTGCCCCCGCTGGACAAGGAGAAAG GAGAAACGCTGCTAAGTCCTCTGGTGATGTGCGGCCCTCACGGACTCAAGTTCCAGAAGCCTGTGGAGCTGCGCTTACCTCACTGTGCGTCTATGACCCCTGATG GTGACCCTAAAAGCTGGCAGAACAAATCTCTCCCAGGAGACCCCAACTACCTGGTGGGTGCAAACTGCGTGTCTGTGCTCATCGACCACTTCTAA
- the tjp1b gene encoding tight junction protein 1 isoform X6 — protein MIHPSPTAGSITAASSASTIQGKPSLRRIKGRIHRSKSLDSIDLFDSNSAAMEETVIWEQHTVTLHRAPGFGFGIAISGGRDNPHFQSGETSIVISDVLKGGPAEGLLQENDRVVMVNAVSMDNVEHAYAVQQLRKSGKIAKITIRRKRKVHVPMGRLGERETMSEHDEEEDSYDEEIYETRSGRSGTYSGVGGAMGRRSGRSCGRRDRERERSGSRERSLSPRSDRHSHNLPPRPAKVTLVKSRKNEAEYGLRLASHIFVKDISPESLAARDGNIQEGDVVLKINGTVTENLSLIDAKKLIERSKGKLKMVVQRDDRATLLNIPDLDDSIPSANASDRDDISDIHSLASDHSNRSHDRHRSSRSRSPDRRSEASEHSRHSPPQISNGSHRSRDDERISKAASTPAKLSEELPLPKPKEATLARDEKQLPPLPEPKPVYAQPGQPDVDLPVSPSDAPVPSAAHDDSILRPSMKLVKFKKGESVGLRLAGGNDVGIFVAGVLEDSPAAKEGLEEGDQILRVNNVDFANIIREEAVLFLLDLPKGEEVTILAQKKKDVYRRIVESDVGDSFYIRTHFEYEKESPYGLSFNKGEVFRVVDTLYNGKLGSWLAIRIGKNHQEVERGIIPNKNRAEQLSSVQYTLPKTAGGDRADFWRFRGLRSSKRNLRKSREDLSSQPVQTKFPAYERVVLREAGFLRPVVIFGPIADVAREKLSREEPDLYELAKSEPRDAGTDQRSSGIIRLHTIKQIIDRDKHAVLDITPNAVDRLNYAQWYPIVVFLNPDNKQGVKNMRTRLCPESRKSARKLYERAIKLRKNNHHLFTTTINMNNMNDGWYGALKETTQQQQNQLVWVSEGKADGTTEDDLDIHDDRLSYLSAPGSEYSMYSTDSRHTSDYEDTDTEGGAYTDQELDETLNDEVGLPTEPAITRSSEPVKEDPPVIQDAPGYPGYQHPVPPDPSNRIDPTGYKLPSPQQQDEASLPKPPLPPAPSAVEQPVQLEGMHLEEPPAAAAASQADSLRSPSPAPELFHPPPPPHEPHSSGPTGPEAKMYKKDLYNMDEPVRINHGMKQSLSYSHQPSYQDKQPYREYDHPPYCYDGGGYAEPKPHNADPHLHYENRVPQYNEQWSPYDQQTSSSQPPGYQQGHQQPTGYNPRPLYEDGPGRDYSPPQPRYEEPLPVGYDGRSRHSKPTPIRYDEPPPPPPSAGYDGRSPYEAETHGFPINSPRSPELPKQYYSDLGLRPTYIPGPHRGFKAGMHEPAMNSEPPALPPKTEPLPSPGEPVISPGTKTFPPLQREDRDEDLNMKPQSVLNRVKMFENKRSVSMDRAKEGDATVLRPADVPKPSSAPCPVLKANSLSNLEQERSTYRAPEPQRPHTKPLDDVMRSNHYDADEDEEYYRKQLSYFDRRSFDSKAMGLPSPGINRFHDLVKPAQLSYPYNRVESVEKVSSCEKRYEPLSQISPSSQYGTPGSAIPPNTLPKLSPGHGNPIPEPLSSPNPKPDLAALRPISREEPAPVGYLPPRALPDKPPVNGTDPAPPKNVAAPIGYNRYVPKPYTSSARPFERKFESPKFNHNLLPNDTQVKTDLLIKPGGGKPQLSPQPLDHDSGLDTFTRTMDNRPKYQHNNINAIPKAIPVSPGALDDDDEDEGHTVVATARGVFNCNGGVLSSIETGVSIIIPQGAIPENVEQEIYFKVCRDNSILPPLDKEKGETLLSPLVMCGPHGLKFQKPVELRLPHCASMTPDGWSFALKSSDSSSGDPKSWQNKSLPGDPNYLVGANCVSVLIDHF, from the exons AGCGCAGCAATGGAGGAGACTGTCATTTGGGAACAGCACACTGTAACACTGCACAGG gcaCCAGGGTTTGGCTTTGGGATAGCCATATCAGGAGGTCGAGATAACCCTCATTTTCAGAGCGGCGAGACCTCCATTGTCATTTCAGATGTGCTAAAAGGCGGCCCAGCTGAAGGCCTACTACA GGAAAATGACAGAGTGGTCATGGTCAATGCTGTGTCCATGGATAATGTGGAGCATGCATACGCAGTCCAGCAGCTTCGTAAAAGTggaaaaattgccaaaatt ACAATCAGACGGAAAAGGAAGGTGCACGTCCCCATGGGTCGCCTCGGGGAGCGGGAAACCATGTCAGAGCACGATGAGGAGGAGGACAGCTATGACGAAGAGATATATGAGACGCGGAGTGGACGTAGCGGCACATACagcggcgtgggcggagccatgGGCAGACGAAGCGGTCGGAGCTGTGGTCGACGAGACAGGGAACGTGAACGCAGTGGCTCACGAGAGAGGAGTCTCTCGCCGCGGTCGGATCGCCACTCGCACAATTTACCCCCTCGTCCTGCCAAGGTGACACTCGTCAAATCGCGCAAAAATGAAG CAGAGTATGGTCTGCGCCTTGCCAGCCACATCTTCGTCAAGGACATCTCCCCCGAGAGCCTGGCAGCTAGGGATGGAAACATCCAGGAAGGGGATGTCGTACTGAAG ATCAACGGCACAGTGACAGAAAACCTCTCCTTGATTGATGCCAAGAAGCTGATAGAAAGGTCAAAGGGCAAGCTAAAAATGGTTGTTCAGAGGGACGACAGGGCAACCTTGTTGAACATCCCTGACCTTGATGATAGCATTCCTTCAGCAAACGCCTCCGACAGAGACG ACATTTCAGACATCCATTCGCTGGCATCAGACCATTCCAATCGATCGCATGACCGACATCGTAGCAGCCGCTCCCGCTCTCCAGACAGGCGATCGGAAGCCTCAGAACACTCCAGACATTCGCCTCCTCAAATCAGCAATGGCAG TCACAGAAGTCGAGATGATGAGCGGATATCGAAAGCGGCCTCAACACCAGCAAAGCTTTCAGAAGAACTTCCTCTGCCCAAGCCGAAGGAGGCAACACTCGCTCGGGATGAGAAACAACTTCCGCCGCTTCCAG AACCAAAGCCAGTGTATGCCCAGCCTGGACAGCCTGATGTAGACCTGCCTGTCAGCCCATCTGACGCTCCTGTGCCAAGTGCCGCTCACGACGACAGCATCCTTCG GCCAAGCATGAAGCTGGTAAAGTTCAAAAAGGGTGAAAGTGTGGGGCTGCGGCTGGCGGGAGGGAATGACGTGGGCATCTTTGTTGCTGGAGTGCTGGAGGATAGCCCAGCTGCAAAGGAGGGCCTGGAAGAGGGTGACCAAATTCTCAGG GTAAACAATGTTGATTTTGCAAACATAATTCGAGAGGAGGCAGTGCTATTCCTCCTGGACCTTCCTAAAGGTGAAGAGGTAACCATATTGGCTCAAAAGAAGAAAGATG TCTATAGACGGATCGTGGAGTCTGATGTGGGCGACTCCTTCTACATCCGCACCCACTTTGAGTATGAGAAAGAATCTCCATACGGGTTAAGCTTTAACAAGGGCGAGGTGTTCCGTGTGGTGGACACCCTCTACAATGGCAAGCTGGGTTCCTGGCTCGCTATTCGCATTGGCAAGAACCATCAGGAGGTGGAGAGGGGCATCATCCCCAACAAAAACag AGCAGAGCAGCTCTCCAGCGTGCAGTACACACTCCCCAAAACAGCTGGGGGCGACAGGGCGGACTTTTGGAGGTTCCGTGGTCTTCGCAGTTCAAAGAGGAACCTCAGGAAGAGCCGAGAAGATCTTTCCTCACAGCCAGTCCAGACAAAGTTCCCGGCATATGAGAGGGTTGTCCTGAGAGAAG CTGGTTTCTTAAGACCTGTCGTCATATTTGGGCCTATCGCTGACGTTGCGCGAGAAAAGCTCTCCAGAGAAGAGCCAGATCTCTATGAGCTTGCAA AGAGTGAACCAAGAGATGCCGGAACAGACCAGCGGAGTTCAGGAATTATCCGTCTTCACACCATCAAACAAATCATTGACAGA GACAAACATGCTGTGCTGGACATCACCCCTAATGCTGTGGACAGACTGAACTATGCTCAGTGGTACCCAATAGTAGTCTTCCTAAATCCTGACAACAAGCAGGGTGTGAAAAACATGAGGACAAGACTTTGTCCAGAATCTAGGAAAAGCGCCAGAAAGCTCTATGAGCGAGCCATCAAACTGAGGAAAAATAATCATCACCTTTTTACCA ccACCATCAACATGAACAACATGAACGATGGTTGGTACGGGGCTCTTAAAGAAACAAcccagcagcaacagaaccagcTGGTGTGGGTGTCTGAGGGCAAG GCGGATGGCACCACGGAGGATGACTTGGATATCCACGACGACCGCCTGTCCTACCTGTCTGCACCAGGTAGTGAGTACTCCATGTACAGCACGGACAGCCGCCACACGTCCGACTACGAGGACACAGACACAGAGGGAGGAGCATACACAGATCAGGAGCTCGATGAGACGCTGAATGACGAGGTGGGTCTGCCCACGGAGCCTGCCATCACACGGTCTTCCGAACCCGTGAAGGAAGACCCACCTGTCATTCAGGACGCCCCTGGTTACCCTGGATACCAGCACCCAGTGCCACCAGACCCTTCTAATCGTATAGACCCCACTGGATATAAGTTGCCCTCTCCGCAGCAG CAAGATGAGGCTTCTCTGCCCAAGCCCCCGTTGCCTCCAGCGCCCTCTGCTGTTGAGCAGCCTGTACAGCTAGAGGGTATGCATCTAGAGGAGCCGCCTGCTGCAGCTGCAGCTTCTCAGGCTGACTCACTTAGAAGCCCCAGTCCTGCCCCTGAGCTTTTTcatcccccaccaccaccacacgaACCCCACTCATCTGGACCAACCGGTCCAGAAGCAAAG ATGTACAAAAAAGATCTGTACAACATGGATGAACCTGTGAGAATTAACCATGGCATGAAGCAGTCTCTGAGCTACAGTCACCAGCCTTCATACCAGGACAAGCAGCCATACCGCGAATACGACCACCCGCCTTATTGTTACGATGGAGGCGGCTACGCAGAACCAAAGCCTCACAACGCTGACCCTCACCTGCACTACGAGAACCGTGTGCCTCAGTACAATGAACAGTGGTCTCCCTATGACCAGCAGACCTCTTCCTCCCAGCCCCCAGGATACCAACAGGGCCACCAGCAACCCACCGGCTATAACCCCCGGCCCCTATACGAGGATGGCCCAGGGAGAGACTACAGCCCGCCACAACCACGCTATGAAGAGCCCCTTCCTGTGGGGTATGATGGAAGATCACGGCACAGTAAACCTACGCCCATTCGTTATGATGAACCACCCCCACCACCACCCTCAGCAGGCTATGATGGCCGCTCTCCTTATGAGGCAGAAACTCACGGCTTCCCAATAAACTCACCGCGTTCACCAGAACTGCCAAAGCAGTACTATAGTGACCTGGGTCTAAGGCCTACCTACATTCCCGGGCCTCATCGGGGCTTTAAGGCAGGAATGCACGAGCCTGCAATGAACTCTGAGCCACCAGCACTCCCTCCTAAAACAGAGCCCCTCCCATCCCCAGGGGAGCCAGTCATCTCTCCAGGCACCAAAACCTTTCCACCTCTCCAACGGGAAGACCGGGATGAAGACCTAAACATGAAACCACAGTCGGTGCTCAACAGAGTGAAGATGTTTGAAAATAAACGCTCTGTTTCTATGGACAGAGCGAAAGAAGGAGATGCAACAGTTCTCAGG CCTGCAGATGTTCCCAAGCCCTCAAGTGCACCTTGTCCAGTTCTCAAGGCCAATTCTCTCAGCAACCTGGAGCAAGAAAGGTCCACCTACAG ggCTCCTGAGCCACAGAGGCCTCACACAAAACCACTTGATGATGTCATGCGCTCCAATCACTATGACGCAGATGAGGATGAGGAGTACTACAGGAAACAGTTGTCTTATTTTGATCGCCGAAGCTTCGACAGCAAAGCCATGGGCTTACCCAGTCCTGGCATCAATCGCTTCCACGATCTTGTCAAACCAGCTCAACTGTCTTACCCATACAACAG AGTGGAGTCTGTCGAGAAGGTTAGTTCATGTGAGAAGCGATATGAGCCCCTGTCTCAGATCAGCCCCTCCTCTCAGTACGGAACCCCTGGCTCTGCCATCCCACCCAATACACTGCCAAAACTCAGCCCTGGTCATG GAAATCCCATACCAGAGCCATTGAGCTCACCTAATCCCAAACCTGACCTGGCAGCTCTCAGACCCATTAGCAGGGAGGAACCCGCACCGGTTGGCTATCTCCCCCCAAGGGCCCTCCCTGACAAGCCCCCAGTCAACGGCACTGACCCAGCACCCCCGAAGAATGTTGCCGCCCCCATTGGTTACAACCGTTACGTCCCCAAGCCGTACACCAGTTCGGCGCGACCTTTTGAGCGCAAGTTTGAGAGCCCCAAGTTCAACCACAACCTCCTACCCAACGACACACAGGTGAAAACGGACCTTCTCATCAAGCCCGGCGGGGGAAAGCCCCAACTGTCACCTCAGCCCCTGGACCATGACAGCGGCCTGGACACCTTCACACGCACCATGGACAACAGGCCCAAATACCAGCACAATAACATCAATGCCATCCCCAAGGCCATCCCTGTAAG CCCCGGCGCACTGGACGATGATGACGAGGACGAAGGGCACACGGTGGTCGCCACCGCACGAGGTGTCTTCAATTGCAACGGAGGGGTCCTGAGCTCCATCGAAACAGGCGTCAGCATCATTATCCCCCAGGGCGCCATCCCAGAGAACGTGGAGCAGGAGATCTACTTCAAGGTGTGCCGCGACAACAGCATCCTGCCCCCGCTGGACAAGGAGAAAG GAGAAACGCTGCTAAGTCCTCTGGTGATGTGCGGCCCTCACGGACTCAAGTTCCAGAAGCCTGTGGAGCTGCGCTTACCTCACTGTGCGTCTATGACCCCTGATGGTTGGTCTTTTGCTCTAAAATCCTCCGACTCCTCGTCGG GTGACCCTAAAAGCTGGCAGAACAAATCTCTCCCAGGAGACCCCAACTACCTGGTGGGTGCAAACTGCGTGTCTGTGCTCATCGACCACTTCTAA